In the genome of Bacillus sp. S3, one region contains:
- a CDS encoding MerR family transcriptional regulator: MSGKEIRRSMPLFPIGTVMQLTELTARQIRYYEEHQLISPARTDGNRRLFSLIDIDRLLEIKDLIDQGVNMAGIKQLFLVKEQQATVLEQQVEKAKPDISDDQLRKLLRNELLHSGRLNRSSLRQGDISRFFH, encoded by the coding sequence GTGAGTGGAAAGGAAATTCGTCGTTCCATGCCACTGTTTCCCATCGGAACCGTCATGCAGCTAACAGAATTAACAGCAAGGCAAATCCGCTACTATGAAGAACACCAATTGATTTCTCCAGCACGAACCGATGGAAACAGGCGACTATTTAGTTTAATTGATATTGATAGACTTTTAGAAATTAAAGATTTAATTGACCAAGGTGTAAATATGGCTGGAATCAAACAGCTCTTCTTGGTCAAAGAACAACAGGCAACCGTTTTAGAACAGCAAGTGGAAAAAGCAAAGCCTGATATTTCAGATGATCAGCTTAGAAAACTGCTTAGAAACGAATTGTTGCACTCGGGCAGATTAAATCGGTCATCCCTAAGACAAGGCGATATCTCACGTTTTTTTCATTAA
- the hfq gene encoding RNA chaperone Hfq, whose translation MKTTINIQDQFLNQCRKDNTHVTVFLLNGFQLRGQIKGFDNFTVLFESEGKQQLVYKHAISTFAPQRNVQLELDPQ comes from the coding sequence ATGAAAACAACGATTAATATTCAAGACCAATTTTTAAACCAGTGCCGGAAAGATAATACCCATGTAACGGTGTTCCTTCTTAACGGTTTTCAATTACGAGGCCAAATTAAGGGGTTTGATAACTTTACTGTCCTTTTTGAATCAGAGGGGAAACAGCAATTGGTCTATAAACACGCCATTTCGACTTTTGCACCACAAAGAAATGTGCAGCTTGAATTGGATCCCCAATAA
- a CDS encoding DUF896 domain-containing protein — protein sequence MLSKEKMARINELARKAKAAGLTEIEAKEQSKLRSEYLATFRSNMLDTLTNTKFIDPEGKDVTPEKLKARKKNKLH from the coding sequence ATGCTGTCAAAAGAAAAAATGGCTAGAATTAATGAACTGGCAAGAAAAGCAAAAGCAGCTGGACTAACAGAAATTGAAGCGAAAGAACAATCGAAATTACGCAGTGAATATTTGGCAACTTTCCGTTCCAATATGCTTGATACATTAACGAATACAAAGTTTATCGATCCGGAAGGCAAAGATGTGACCCCCGAAAAACTAAAAGCAAGGAAGAAGAATAAACTTCACTAA
- a CDS encoding aminotransferase class I/II-fold pyridoxal phosphate-dependent enzyme, whose amino-acid sequence MFQQLKNGEMLQPIVRMVEDKIAAIHKEIDEKIESNQFRVLRSFQTNRVSDTHFIPSTGYGYDDSGRDTLELIYADVFGGEAGLVRPQIISGTHAISIALFGVLRPGDELLYMTGKPYDTLEEIVGIRGNGVGSLKEFGISYDSVALSAEGGIDWKSVAEKIKPNTKMIGIQRSKGYATRPSFTVAEIGEMIRFVKEIKEDVVVFVDNCYGEFVEEQEPCHVGADLMAGSLIKNPGGGIAKTGGYIVGKRQWVEACSYRMTSPGIGAEAGASLYSLQEMYQGFFLAPHVVGQALKGAVFTAAMLEELGMNSSPRWDAKRTDLIQSVQFDDRDKMVAFCQAIQFASPVNSYVTPYPSYMPGYEDDVIMAAGTFIQGASIELTADGPIRPPYVAYVQGGLTYAHVKMAVCLAIDHLAEKGLIELN is encoded by the coding sequence ATGTTTCAACAGTTAAAAAATGGGGAAATGCTTCAGCCGATCGTAAGAATGGTGGAGGATAAAATTGCAGCAATACATAAAGAAATCGATGAAAAAATTGAAAGCAATCAATTCCGGGTGTTGCGGAGTTTTCAAACCAATCGGGTGAGCGATACTCATTTTATCCCCTCAACAGGTTATGGCTACGATGATAGCGGCCGCGATACATTGGAATTAATTTATGCGGATGTCTTTGGCGGAGAAGCCGGCCTAGTCCGCCCGCAGATTATTTCCGGAACACATGCCATTTCCATTGCCTTGTTTGGTGTTCTCCGGCCAGGTGATGAACTTCTTTATATGACGGGTAAACCGTATGATACCCTTGAAGAAATCGTGGGAATCCGTGGGAACGGGGTTGGTTCATTAAAAGAATTTGGCATTTCTTATGATAGCGTGGCGCTTTCGGCTGAGGGCGGAATTGATTGGAAGTCAGTAGCAGAAAAAATAAAACCGAATACGAAAATGATCGGAATTCAGCGCTCAAAAGGCTATGCCACACGGCCATCGTTTACCGTTGCTGAAATCGGCGAGATGATAAGGTTTGTCAAAGAAATAAAAGAAGATGTTGTCGTGTTTGTTGACAACTGTTATGGAGAATTTGTTGAGGAACAAGAGCCTTGTCATGTTGGAGCCGATTTAATGGCAGGTTCACTCATTAAAAATCCGGGCGGCGGGATTGCCAAGACAGGCGGCTACATTGTTGGTAAACGACAATGGGTGGAGGCATGTTCTTATCGAATGACTTCACCGGGAATTGGGGCAGAAGCCGGTGCTTCCCTCTACAGTCTGCAGGAAATGTACCAGGGATTCTTTCTGGCGCCGCACGTGGTGGGCCAAGCGTTAAAAGGCGCTGTATTTACTGCAGCAATGCTGGAAGAATTGGGCATGAATTCATCTCCGCGATGGGATGCCAAGCGGACGGATTTAATTCAATCGGTCCAATTTGATGACCGTGATAAAATGGTCGCTTTTTGCCAAGCCATCCAATTTGCTTCACCGGTCAATTCCTACGTGACACCGTACCCAAGCTATATGCCGGGCTATGAAGACGATGTCATTATGGCGGCAGGCACATTTATTCAAGGTGCCAGCATTGAATTAACGGCGGATGGCCCCATTAGACCGCCCTATGTCGCCTATGTACAAGGCGGCCTCACCTATGCCCATGTAAAAATGGCAGTTTGCCTCGCAATTGACCATTTAGCGGAGAAAGGGTTAATCGAACTAAATTAG
- the lexA gene encoding transcriptional repressor LexA has protein sequence MVKISQRQQDILDFIKDEVRSKGYPPSVREIGEAVGLASSSTVHGHLARLESKGLIRRDPTKPRAIEILEADEAANIPRNKVVNVPIVGKVTAGIPITAIENVEEYFPLPESLAPSDEQVFMLEIMGESMIEAGILDGDYVIVKQQQTANNGDIVVAMTEEDEATCKRFFKEKDYIRLQPENSTMDPIILRNVSILGKVIGVYRHIH, from the coding sequence ATGGTAAAAATATCACAACGGCAGCAGGATATCCTGGATTTCATAAAAGATGAGGTTAGAAGTAAAGGATACCCCCCTTCTGTACGGGAAATTGGCGAAGCGGTTGGACTTGCATCCAGCTCTACGGTTCACGGACATTTAGCAAGATTAGAAAGTAAGGGTCTTATCAGACGCGATCCTACCAAACCAAGAGCAATTGAAATATTAGAAGCGGATGAGGCAGCAAATATCCCAAGAAACAAAGTAGTAAATGTTCCAATAGTTGGGAAAGTTACAGCAGGTATTCCGATCACTGCGATTGAAAATGTGGAAGAGTACTTTCCACTGCCGGAAAGTCTTGCACCATCCGATGAACAGGTTTTCATGCTTGAAATCATGGGTGAAAGTATGATAGAAGCCGGGATTCTTGACGGGGACTATGTCATTGTTAAGCAGCAGCAAACTGCTAATAACGGTGATATAGTAGTAGCTATGACCGAAGAAGACGAGGCAACATGTAAGAGATTCTTCAAGGAAAAGGATTACATTCGCCTGCAGCCTGAAAATTCTACCATGGATCCTATTATATTAAGGAATGTCTCTATTCTAGGAAAAGTAATTGGTGTTTATCGTCATATTCATTAA
- the hflX gene encoding GTPase HflX, whose protein sequence is MEQKETREKAILVGCQTNDNDDRRFHYSMEELGSLTETAQGDVLMSVVQKRDRVHSATYIGKGKVVELNALVEELEADLVIFNDELSPSQKRNLASEVNARIIDRTQLILDIFAQRARSKEGKLQVELAQLQYILPRLAGQGISLSRLGGGIGTRGPGETKLESDRRHIRRRIDDIKTQLSVVVQHRERYRERRKKNKTFQVAIVGYTNAGKSTLFNRLSEAESYEENQLFATLDPMTRKLILPSGFLSLITDTVGFIQDLPTTLIAAFRSTLEEVKEADLLLHVVDMSNPDYFQHEKTVNKLLDDLDIKDIPQLTVYNKKDIKHQDFVPTANTPTVFISAFDENDRQALKEKLEKAVMEKMVPYDVKVPSEEGKLLSQLKNETILRELKFDEEQEVYRCKGYTLEDHQITGQLQKFKL, encoded by the coding sequence GTGGAACAAAAGGAAACGAGAGAGAAAGCAATCCTGGTTGGTTGTCAAACCAACGATAATGATGATCGGCGTTTTCACTATTCGATGGAAGAGTTAGGTTCATTAACGGAAACCGCTCAAGGTGACGTATTGATGTCCGTCGTCCAAAAACGGGACCGGGTACATTCGGCAACCTATATCGGGAAAGGGAAAGTGGTTGAGCTAAATGCGCTTGTCGAGGAGCTTGAGGCGGATTTGGTTATTTTTAATGATGAACTTTCTCCAAGCCAAAAGAGGAATCTTGCATCCGAGGTGAATGCAAGGATTATTGATCGAACCCAACTTATACTTGATATTTTCGCGCAAAGGGCACGCTCGAAAGAAGGGAAACTTCAAGTGGAACTTGCGCAGCTGCAATACATACTGCCGCGATTGGCTGGTCAAGGTATCTCTTTATCCCGTCTTGGCGGGGGAATTGGTACAAGGGGCCCAGGGGAAACGAAGTTAGAATCGGACCGCCGCCACATCCGCCGTCGGATCGATGATATAAAAACCCAGCTTTCAGTCGTCGTTCAACACCGCGAACGCTACAGGGAAAGAAGAAAGAAAAACAAGACGTTTCAGGTTGCCATTGTCGGCTACACAAATGCCGGGAAGTCCACCCTTTTTAATCGTTTATCGGAAGCGGAATCTTATGAAGAAAATCAATTGTTTGCTACCCTTGATCCGATGACACGCAAATTAATATTACCTAGCGGTTTTTTATCTCTAATTACTGACACGGTTGGCTTTATTCAAGACCTTCCAACGACGCTCATCGCAGCATTTCGCTCAACGCTTGAGGAAGTGAAGGAAGCAGACCTGCTTCTTCATGTAGTCGATATGTCGAATCCCGATTATTTTCAACACGAAAAAACAGTCAACAAACTGCTTGATGATTTAGATATAAAAGATATCCCGCAGTTAACGGTTTATAATAAAAAAGATATTAAGCACCAGGACTTCGTTCCAACTGCCAATACACCAACCGTCTTTATCAGTGCCTTTGACGAAAATGACCGCCAGGCATTAAAGGAGAAATTGGAGAAGGCTGTGATGGAAAAAATGGTTCCATATGATGTGAAGGTGCCATCTGAAGAAGGAAAGCTCCTTTCTCAATTAAAAAATGAAACCATCTTAAGAGAGCTTAAATTTGATGAAGAGCAAGAAGTTTATCGCTGTAAAGGATATACCCTTGAAGATCATCAAATTACAGGGCAATTACAGAAATTTAAACTATAG
- the miaA gene encoding tRNA (adenosine(37)-N6)-dimethylallyltransferase MiaA yields MDSKQNLLVIIGPTAVGKTKLSIEMAKRYNGEIISGDSMQIYRGMDIGTAKITEQEMEGIPHHLIDIKEPSENFSVAEFQLLVRDRIDAIAQKGKLPIIAGGTGLYIQSVIYDYQFSDVPGDEHFRQQLEKKVKEIGNDALYQELVKVDPESAAQIHPNNVRRVIRALEIFHLTGKTMRDYQRTQKPDLLYNTALIGLTMDRENLYKRINTRVDLMIKDGLLAEVRNLFNQGLRECQSIQAIGYKEIYEFLDGKVTLEEAIENLKQNSRRYAKRQLTWFRNKMEVEWFDMTDVNNFAKKIAEISHYVEGKLQVKSNTY; encoded by the coding sequence TTGGATTCAAAACAAAACCTATTGGTGATCATTGGCCCGACCGCAGTTGGGAAAACAAAATTAAGTATTGAAATGGCTAAACGGTATAATGGTGAAATTATCAGCGGGGATTCGATGCAAATTTATCGTGGGATGGATATCGGAACAGCAAAAATCACGGAGCAAGAGATGGAAGGGATTCCCCACCATTTAATCGATATCAAAGAGCCTTCTGAAAATTTTTCTGTTGCTGAATTTCAACTTCTCGTTAGGGATAGAATAGATGCGATTGCCCAAAAGGGGAAACTTCCCATTATTGCCGGTGGTACCGGGCTGTATATACAGTCTGTCATTTATGATTACCAATTTTCCGATGTTCCGGGAGATGAGCATTTCCGTCAACAGCTTGAGAAAAAGGTAAAGGAAATAGGAAACGATGCGCTTTATCAAGAATTGGTAAAGGTTGATCCTGAAAGTGCGGCACAGATTCATCCGAATAATGTAAGAAGGGTGATTCGCGCGCTTGAAATATTCCATTTGACAGGAAAGACAATGCGGGACTACCAACGTACTCAAAAGCCGGATCTTTTGTACAATACTGCACTGATCGGTTTAACAATGGATCGCGAGAATCTATATAAGCGGATCAATACTCGTGTAGATTTGATGATAAAGGATGGCCTTTTAGCGGAAGTAAGGAATTTATTTAATCAAGGCTTACGTGAGTGTCAATCCATTCAAGCCATTGGCTACAAAGAAATCTATGAATTTTTGGATGGGAAGGTGACATTGGAGGAGGCCATTGAAAATTTAAAACAGAATTCCAGGAGATATGCAAAAAGGCAATTAACTTGGTTTCGCAACAAAATGGAGGTAGAATGGTTTGATATGACAGATGTGAACAATTTCGCAAAAAAAATAGCAGAAATTTCACATTATGTTGAAGGAAAGCTACAAGTAAAATCGAATACATATTAG
- a CDS encoding LysM peptidoglycan-binding domain-containing protein gives MKKLWNQYSYAITLIILSCSLAFILSFQHHPKNQDDYVKVTISEGDTLWEISSQYTGQHSLSPDEFVSWVKKHNENISDQIFPGEEIIIPVSKKTSSSTTELASAPKE, from the coding sequence ATGAAAAAATTATGGAACCAATACTCTTATGCTATTACTCTTATTATCTTGAGCTGCTCCTTAGCTTTCATATTATCATTTCAGCACCATCCCAAGAACCAGGATGACTATGTTAAAGTAACCATTTCTGAAGGAGATACGCTCTGGGAGATTTCCAGCCAATATACTGGACAGCATTCATTATCTCCCGATGAGTTTGTAAGCTGGGTCAAGAAGCATAATGAAAACATCAGTGATCAAATTTTCCCCGGCGAAGAAATCATTATTCCCGTTAGTAAGAAGACATCTTCTTCTACAACAGAACTTGCAAGTGCCCCAAAAGAATAG
- the glnA gene encoding type I glutamate--ammonia ligase — MAKYSREDIKRLASEENVKFIRLQFTDILGTIKNVEIPISQLEKALDNKMMFDGSSIEGFVRIEESDMYLFPDLDTWVVFPWTAEKGKVARLICDIHNSDGTPFGGDPRNNLKRVLKEMNELGFTDFNLGPEPEFFLFKLDEKGQPTLELNDHGGYFDFAPTDLGENCRRDIVLELEEMGFEIEASHHEVAPGQHEIDFKYADALTACDQIQTFKLVVKTIARKHGLHATFMPKPLFGVNGSGMHMNLSLFTNGKNAFFEPTGDLQMSDNARHFIAGILKHAPSFTAVTNPTVNSYKRLVPGYEAPCYVAWSAQNRSPLVRIPASRGLSTRVEVRSVDPAANPYLAMAVLLKAGLEGIKNKLTPPEPVDRNIYVMSKEERIEEGIIDLPPTLAEALELLKADEIIVSGLGEHIFEHFVEAKEIEWDMFRTVVHQWERDQYMSMY, encoded by the coding sequence ATGGCAAAGTATTCGAGGGAAGACATTAAACGACTGGCATCAGAAGAAAACGTAAAATTTATTCGTTTACAGTTTACAGATATTCTCGGCACGATTAAAAATGTTGAGATTCCAATTAGCCAATTAGAGAAGGCATTAGATAACAAAATGATGTTCGATGGTTCCTCAATTGAAGGATTTGTTCGAATTGAAGAATCTGATATGTATTTGTTCCCGGATTTAGATACATGGGTGGTCTTCCCGTGGACAGCTGAAAAAGGGAAAGTAGCCCGCCTTATTTGTGATATTCACAATTCTGATGGTACACCGTTTGGCGGTGATCCTCGTAATAACTTAAAGCGTGTTTTAAAAGAAATGAACGAACTCGGCTTTACAGATTTTAATCTAGGACCAGAACCGGAATTTTTCTTATTTAAATTAGATGAAAAAGGACAGCCAACATTAGAGTTGAATGACCATGGAGGATATTTTGATTTTGCGCCAACAGATCTTGGTGAAAACTGCCGCCGTGATATTGTACTTGAATTGGAAGAAATGGGCTTTGAAATCGAAGCATCCCATCATGAAGTAGCGCCGGGTCAACATGAAATTGACTTTAAATATGCAGATGCATTAACAGCGTGTGACCAAATTCAAACCTTTAAGCTTGTGGTGAAAACCATTGCTCGTAAACATGGCTTGCATGCTACATTTATGCCAAAACCATTATTCGGTGTCAATGGATCTGGAATGCATATGAACTTGTCTTTATTTACGAATGGCAAGAATGCCTTCTTTGAGCCAACTGGTGACTTACAAATGAGTGACAATGCCCGTCACTTCATCGCAGGCATTCTAAAGCATGCACCAAGCTTTACAGCAGTAACCAACCCGACAGTTAACTCTTATAAGCGTCTAGTACCGGGATATGAGGCACCATGTTATGTGGCATGGTCTGCGCAAAACCGTTCACCATTAGTTCGTATTCCTGCATCACGTGGTTTAAGCACTCGTGTTGAAGTGCGCAGCGTGGACCCTGCAGCTAATCCTTACTTAGCAATGGCCGTGCTATTAAAAGCAGGATTAGAAGGAATTAAAAATAAATTAACACCTCCAGAACCAGTTGACCGAAACATTTATGTGATGAGCAAAGAAGAAAGAATAGAAGAGGGAATCATTGACCTTCCACCAACATTAGCGGAAGCCTTAGAGCTATTAAAGGCAGATGAAATCATTGTTTCAGGTCTTGGGGAACACATCTTCGAACACTTTGTTGAGGCAAAGGAAATTGAATGGGATATGTTCCGTACGGTTGTACATCAGTGGGAACGCGACCAATATATGAGCATGTACTAA
- the spoVK gene encoding stage V sporulation protein K: MDQPFKMKSNGQIRVVLNSQKKKTVTKELPDFQVAPKDIPPEHAALKEIEEDLGALVGMEEMKRMIKEIYAWIYVNKKREDMGLKARKQALHMMFKGNPGTGKTTVARLIGKLFQKMSVLSKGHLIEAERADLVGEYIGHTAQKTRDLVKKAQGGILFIDEAYSLGRGGEKDFGKEAIDTLVKHMEDKQHEFILILAGYSREMDHFLTLNPGLHSRFPLVVDFPDYNIDQLMDIAGRMLNEREYTLSHEAEKKLRDHLIWVKAVLNPNSFSNGRYVRNVIEKSVRAQAMRLLMLNSYDRHELMTLRSNDLIFEED; the protein is encoded by the coding sequence TTGGATCAACCATTCAAAATGAAAAGTAATGGTCAAATAAGGGTTGTACTCAATTCGCAAAAAAAGAAAACTGTTACGAAAGAATTACCTGACTTTCAAGTTGCTCCAAAGGACATTCCCCCCGAACACGCTGCTCTTAAGGAAATTGAAGAGGATCTCGGGGCTTTGGTTGGCATGGAAGAAATGAAACGCATGATAAAGGAAATTTATGCTTGGATTTACGTAAACAAGAAGCGTGAGGACATGGGGCTAAAGGCTAGAAAACAAGCGCTTCATATGATGTTTAAAGGAAATCCGGGAACAGGGAAAACAACCGTAGCGAGACTGATTGGAAAGCTATTTCAAAAAATGAGCGTCTTATCAAAAGGCCATCTTATTGAGGCGGAGCGAGCAGACCTTGTCGGCGAGTATATTGGCCATACCGCGCAAAAAACAAGGGACCTGGTAAAAAAAGCGCAAGGCGGGATTTTGTTTATTGATGAAGCCTACTCATTAGGCCGCGGCGGTGAAAAGGATTTTGGCAAGGAAGCGATTGATACCCTTGTGAAGCATATGGAGGATAAGCAGCATGAATTTATCCTAATCTTGGCGGGGTATTCCCGTGAAATGGATCACTTTTTAACGTTAAATCCCGGTCTTCATTCCCGTTTTCCGTTAGTAGTCGATTTTCCCGACTATAATATTGATCAGCTGATGGATATTGCCGGCAGAATGTTAAATGAGCGTGAGTACACGTTAAGTCATGAGGCTGAAAAGAAACTAAGAGATCATTTAATTTGGGTGAAGGCTGTACTAAATCCCAATAGTTTTTCAAATGGCCGATATGTCCGCAATGTCATTGAGAAATCAGTCCGGGCACAAGCGATGAGACTGTTAATGCTAAATAGCTATGACAGGCATGAACTGATGACCCTGAGAAGTAATGATTTAATATTTGAAGAAGATTAA
- a CDS encoding recombinase family protein, with the protein MKAIIYCRVSTNKETQETSLNRQEEELIQLAKQCQFEVTAIIKEQASGYDFEREGILDVLERIKDSQIQALLIQDETRLGRGNAKIALLHCILKEGVKLYSISHNGELELSESDSMVLKIVSMVEEYQRKLHNVKIKRGMKRAVHQGYKPEKNLKNLGKSSGREKIEVPVEQIVKLRNNDLTFAEIAAMLRGFGYNISKATVHRRYQEYIDSLEE; encoded by the coding sequence GTGAAAGCAATCATATACTGCCGTGTCAGCACGAATAAAGAAACACAAGAAACATCACTAAATCGTCAGGAAGAGGAGCTAATCCAGCTGGCGAAACAGTGTCAATTTGAAGTAACGGCCATTATTAAAGAACAAGCGAGCGGTTATGATTTTGAAAGAGAAGGAATACTAGATGTATTAGAACGAATTAAAGATTCACAAATACAGGCTTTATTAATCCAGGACGAAACACGGCTTGGTCGAGGAAATGCGAAGATTGCCCTCCTGCATTGCATTTTAAAAGAAGGTGTTAAGCTGTATAGTATTTCCCATAATGGTGAATTGGAGCTGTCAGAATCAGATTCAATGGTATTGAAAATTGTCAGTATGGTGGAAGAGTATCAGCGGAAGCTTCATAATGTCAAAATAAAACGAGGCATGAAGCGGGCAGTACACCAAGGGTATAAACCAGAGAAAAATTTAAAAAACCTTGGCAAATCGTCAGGCAGAGAGAAAATTGAAGTTCCGGTTGAACAAATTGTAAAATTACGCAATAATGATTTAACCTTTGCGGAAATTGCCGCCATGCTCAGGGGCTTTGGTTACAACATATCGAAAGCGACCGTACATAGAAGATACCAGGAATATATCGATTCATTGGAAGAGTAG
- a CDS encoding DUF4257 domain-containing protein, with the protein MDIIFSLVIGGSVGIIGHVRKYGKIVMPRKTKRFIYLGFLEELLLGAIASLLLVLYTSPNSLVEITIFSIIAGVSGEAVLSKFKLLQENNDEK; encoded by the coding sequence ATGGACATTATTTTCTCGTTAGTGATTGGTGGGTCGGTAGGGATTATTGGACATGTTCGAAAGTATGGAAAAATTGTCATGCCACGGAAAACAAAAAGGTTCATTTATCTCGGTTTTCTAGAAGAATTGCTTCTAGGCGCGATCGCTTCCCTTCTCCTCGTCCTTTATACATCTCCAAATTCATTGGTTGAAATTACAATTTTCTCTATTATTGCCGGAGTCAGTGGTGAGGCTGTCCTTTCCAAATTCAAATTGCTGCAGGAGAACAACGACGAAAAATAA
- the mreBH gene encoding rod-share determining protein MreBH encodes MLSTFDIGIDLGTANILVYSKSKGIALNEPSVVAIDTETKNVVAVGHEAKEMIGKTPEKIVVIRPLKDGVIADFDVTTDMLKHVMRKASKKVGFAMRKPNVVVCIPSGSTSVDRRAIHDAVRNAGAKKISLIEEPVAAAIGAGMPVDEPVANVVVDIGGGNTEVAIISFGGVVACHSIKVGGDRLDDDIIQYVRKEYNVLIGERTAENIKMEIGYALTDHEELTREVRGRDLVTGLPKTINISSYEIRNAMKEALLQILEAIRATLEDCPAELSGDIVDRGVILTGGGSLLNGMEAWLSDEIVVPVQLASNPLESVAVGTGMALQYMSKLQAAVK; translated from the coding sequence ATGCTTTCAACTTTTGATATTGGCATTGATTTAGGTACAGCTAATATATTGGTGTACAGTAAAAGTAAAGGAATCGCACTTAACGAGCCATCCGTAGTGGCCATCGATACAGAAACAAAAAATGTAGTAGCCGTTGGGCATGAAGCAAAAGAAATGATTGGAAAAACCCCAGAAAAAATTGTGGTGATCCGCCCTTTAAAAGACGGGGTCATTGCTGATTTTGATGTAACAACCGACATGCTGAAACACGTGATGCGAAAAGCATCCAAAAAAGTAGGCTTTGCGATGAGGAAACCGAATGTGGTCGTTTGCATTCCTTCCGGCTCAACGAGTGTAGACAGAAGGGCGATTCATGATGCTGTAAGAAACGCCGGTGCTAAAAAAATCTCTTTAATCGAGGAACCAGTAGCAGCAGCTATTGGAGCAGGAATGCCCGTGGACGAGCCTGTAGCGAATGTGGTAGTCGATATCGGCGGTGGAAATACAGAGGTTGCGATTATTTCCTTCGGCGGTGTCGTTGCCTGCCATTCCATCAAGGTTGGCGGTGACCGCCTTGATGATGACATTATTCAATATGTTCGTAAAGAATACAATGTATTAATTGGTGAGCGAACAGCAGAAAACATCAAAATGGAAATTGGCTATGCGCTAACAGACCATGAGGAGCTTACCAGGGAGGTCCGCGGCCGTGATCTTGTAACTGGTTTGCCAAAAACTATTAACATATCATCTTACGAAATTCGCAATGCCATGAAGGAAGCACTTCTGCAAATATTAGAAGCCATTAGAGCCACACTCGAAGACTGCCCTGCTGAACTCAGCGGTGATATTGTGGACCGTGGTGTTATTTTAACCGGCGGCGGTTCTTTATTGAATGGTATGGAAGCATGGCTGAGTGATGAAATCGTTGTTCCCGTTCAGCTTGCCTCAAATCCACTTGAATCCGTGGCAGTAGGCACAGGAATGGCACTTCAATACATGAGTAAGCTGCAAGCTGCAGTGAAATAA
- a CDS encoding trimeric intracellular cation channel family protein, whose translation MTWEVLSMIGTIAFAVSGAIVAMEEEYDILGVYILGIVTAFGGGAIRNLLIGVPISTLWAQGLFFQVALLAITAVFLFPKNLLRHWQKWGNLFDAIGLSAFAIQGAMYAVKMNHPLSAVIVAAVLTGIGGGIIRDLLAGRKPIVLRAEIYAVWAILAGLMIGLKIADHPWELYTLFVLVTGLQVLSYTFDWKLPTRRLRVH comes from the coding sequence ATGACATGGGAAGTTTTAAGTATGATTGGCACCATCGCCTTTGCTGTCAGCGGCGCGATTGTGGCCATGGAAGAGGAATATGATATTTTAGGAGTATATATCTTAGGGATTGTTACCGCATTTGGCGGCGGGGCCATACGAAACCTGTTAATTGGCGTGCCGATCTCTACCTTATGGGCACAAGGTTTATTTTTTCAAGTTGCCTTGTTAGCGATCACAGCCGTTTTCTTATTTCCAAAGAACCTTCTAAGGCACTGGCAAAAATGGGGGAACTTATTCGATGCGATTGGTTTGTCAGCGTTCGCGATTCAAGGTGCCATGTACGCTGTGAAAATGAACCATCCACTTAGTGCTGTGATTGTTGCAGCCGTGTTAACAGGCATCGGCGGCGGAATCATCCGCGACCTATTAGCCGGAAGAAAACCAATTGTCTTAAGAGCTGAAATCTATGCTGTTTGGGCCATCCTTGCCGGCCTTATGATCGGACTAAAAATTGCCGACCATCCTTGGGAATTGTATACATTATTCGTTCTTGTAACCGGATTACAGGTGCTTTCTTACACCTTTGATTGGAAACTGCCAACACGAAGGCTTAGAGTACATTGA